Proteins co-encoded in one Garra rufa chromosome 7, GarRuf1.0, whole genome shotgun sequence genomic window:
- the gpc1a gene encoding glypican-1 codes for MDLTAVALLVSLISVSLSADNAGSKARSCADVRQFYSGKGFTLNGVPQSEISGEHLRICPQGYTCCTSAMEETLSNLSRREFEGLVREAGRSIQASLNAQYRTFDTYFLELLNGSERWLEEAFVAALGDLYRPNAGVFRDFYADLRRYYSGASLNLEEVLDEFWMRLLERLLKASDPETASLLSDDFLECASKQTETLRPFGDAPRELKTKLVRAFIAARAFIQGLNVAGEIVRKVSQVPLSLECNRAIMKLVYCPHCRGLGSAKPCVNYCKNVMKGCLANQADLDTEWQSLIETMLQVASSFGAEPSMDTVIYSIPVRISEAVLAMQENMEIYTSKVFKACGDRGEEGTPSSISEEPKKKASTVTALEYKPSPKSAARLEVQVTDVSSKLKEMQFYWIQLPSALCSGKTASSTSSDKCWNGITKASYLPEVMGDGLANQINNPEVEIDITKPDRTIRQQIMLLKIMSNRLKNALNGNDVDFQDTSDDFSGSGSGMCADHLCVRGRPPVFGPKTDRPKLYSHGPENKRVKGSGNQIQPSVILLVLLLATLLLRR; via the exons GCGAGCATCTCCGCATCTGCCCGCAAGGTTACACCTGCTGCACCAGTGCCATGGAGGAGACGTTGTCGAACCTGAGTCGCAGAGAGTTTGAAGGCCTGGTTAGAGAAGCGGGACGTTCCATTCAAGCCTCGTTGAACGCCCAGTACAGGACCTTCGACA CATATTTCTTGGAACTCCTAAATGGCTCTGAACGGTGGTTGGAGGAGGCCTTTGTGGCCGCTTTGGGGGATTTGTACCGCCCTAACGCGGGAGTGTTTCGTGACTTTTACGCCGACCTGCGTCGATATTACAGCGGCGCCTCCCTCAACCTCGAGGAGGTCTTGGACGAGTTCTGGATGAGGCTCCTGGAGCGTCTTTTGAAGGCGTCTGACCCTGAGACCGCCTCCCTGCTCTCGGACGACTTCCTGGAGTGTGCCTCCAAGCAGACAGAAACCCTGCGTCCTTTTGGAGACGCTCCACGGGAACTGAAGACCAAGCTGGTGCGGGCATTCATCGCTGCTCGGGCATTCATCCAGGGCCTTAATGTGGCTGGAGAGATTGTGCGGAAGGTGTCTCAG GTTCCTTTGAGCCTGGAGTGTAATCGTGCCATTATGAAACTGGTGTACTGCCCGCATTGCCGAGGTCTGGGATCAGCCAAACCTTGTGTCAACTACTGCAAGAATGTCATGAAGGGCTGCCTGGCTAATCAGGCTGACCTGGACACTGAGTGGCAGAGCCTTATAG AAACCATGCTACAGGTGGCCTCCAGTTTTGGTGCCGAGCCCAGTATGGACACAGTGATCTATTCAATACCTGTGAGAATCTCGGAGGCTGTTCTCGCCATGCAGGAGAACATGGAGATCTATACCAGCAAG GTTTTCAAGGCCTGTGGGGACCGTGGTGAGGAAGGAACACCAAGTTCAATATCTGAGGAGCCAAAGAAGAAAGCAAGCACGGTTACTGCCCTGGAATACAAACCCAGTCCCAAATCTGCAGCCAGACTGGAGGTGCAG GTCACAGACGTGTCTAGTAAACTGAAGGAAATGCAGTTTTACTGGATACAACTACCTTCGGCTCTGTGCAGCGGTAAAACGGCATCTTCAACCAGCAGTGACAAATGCTGGAACGGCATCACCAAAGCCAG TTACCTCCCAGAGGTTATGGGCGACGGGCTGGCCAATCAGATTAATAACCCAGAGGTGGAGATCGACATCACCAAGCCCGACAGGACTATACGTCAACAGATCATGCTGCTGAAGATCATGTCAAACCGGCTAAAAAATGCCCTCAATGGCAACGATGTAGATTTCCAAGACACAA GTGATGATTTTAGTGGCTCAGGAAGTGGCATGTGTGCAGACCACCTATGCGTTCGTGGTAGACCTCCAGTTTTTGGCCCGAAAACGGACAGGCCCAAGCTCTACTCCCATGGCCCTGAAAACAAAAGAGTCAAAGGATCCGGGAACCAGATTCAGCCTTCTGTCATCTTACTGGTTCTGTTACTCGCGACGCTACTGCTGAGACGATAA